A single Methylomonas sp. AM2-LC DNA region contains:
- a CDS encoding TrlF family AAA-like ATPase, giving the protein MANDVFSYGSRWLKADFHLHTRADKEFSYPGADNEYIKEYVSALVTANIQLGVITNHNKFDKQEFKVLRNAARKAGIGLLPGVELSINDGQAGIHTLVVFADEWIDNDTQSNYIQSFLEVTFAGQTNFEQEYARSNHNIVETVRELDKLNKDYFLIFAHVEAPNGLWGGLSVGRIQDLFENETVRRRILGFQKVRSRDERSKIVQALNNYYPADVEGCDAKNFADMGARKQATYLKLGDFSLAAVKFALRDYPNRVANSLRKYKHSYIKKISFEGAGALGGTEICFSPELNILIGIRGSGKSSVLEGIRYALNIPFGDKASDIEYKEGLVKHLLRSGGKITIDAVDRRGQPYQIRRILGERPDVYVNEQLQPGVSIRETVLYKPIYFGQKDLSSTGAGFEKDLIEKLVGEALIPVRQKIALAQQAVLDSIVQIQRLKRAADQKQEWLQKKMDAEYKLKFYQKHAVEEKLQKQIDFDRDERKAGQVIQEVQNYFDQLVGFIATVEDELNNQALYKSANNQAFFVDFFAIFAKILQGLDTIKQISTQGQPLVSELQQKFSQFIRNKQTLKEEFAEIERKLAGELQQAGAQAINPQEFRELKQWLDQAEQMLNALEKSEQQYTELKKSLEGEFAKLNDVWLEEYRAIEHIVASINEIDSPLKIVPAFKANKDAMLKFLQDLFRGSRIREAGLQSVINEYSDFGAMWRDMSAANQILGGAFETFSQYFENNLATLLTWQVPNVYTIEYHGKALAQHSLGQRASALMLFVLSQRDNDVVIIDQPEDDLDNQTIYDDVIKLIRALKPETQFIFATHNANIPVLGDAEQVIACSYVDERVVTITGSIDCANIQQQIVRIMEGGAEAFERRKQVYEAWK; this is encoded by the coding sequence ATGGCAAATGATGTATTTAGCTATGGTAGCCGTTGGTTAAAAGCCGACTTTCATCTGCACACCCGCGCGGATAAAGAATTTAGCTATCCAGGTGCGGATAATGAGTACATAAAAGAGTATGTTTCCGCTCTGGTTACTGCAAACATACAACTAGGCGTGATTACTAATCATAATAAATTCGATAAACAAGAATTCAAAGTCCTCCGTAATGCTGCTCGTAAAGCGGGTATTGGCTTGCTACCTGGGGTGGAACTGTCAATCAATGATGGGCAAGCTGGTATTCATACCTTAGTGGTGTTTGCCGATGAGTGGATAGACAATGATACTCAGAGTAACTATATCCAAAGTTTTTTAGAAGTTACCTTTGCCGGACAGACCAATTTCGAGCAGGAATACGCGCGTTCAAATCATAATATTGTCGAAACCGTGCGGGAATTAGATAAGTTGAACAAAGATTATTTTTTAATTTTTGCGCATGTAGAAGCACCCAATGGTCTGTGGGGGGGCTTGTCAGTTGGTCGAATACAAGATTTATTTGAAAACGAAACCGTAAGACGCAGAATCCTCGGTTTTCAAAAAGTACGTAGCCGTGATGAACGCTCGAAAATAGTACAGGCTTTGAACAATTATTATCCTGCGGATGTTGAGGGTTGTGATGCCAAAAACTTTGCTGATATGGGTGCCCGCAAGCAAGCGACTTATTTAAAATTGGGGGATTTTAGTTTAGCGGCAGTCAAATTTGCTTTGCGCGACTATCCTAACCGGGTCGCTAACAGCTTGCGTAAATATAAGCATTCCTATATCAAAAAAATAAGTTTTGAAGGCGCAGGCGCATTGGGTGGCACCGAAATTTGTTTCTCACCGGAACTGAACATTTTAATAGGTATAAGGGGCAGTGGCAAATCCTCAGTTTTAGAGGGCATACGTTATGCGCTTAATATTCCGTTTGGCGATAAGGCATCGGATATCGAATATAAGGAAGGCTTGGTTAAGCACTTGCTACGTAGTGGAGGCAAAATCACCATAGATGCGGTTGATCGTCGCGGTCAACCCTATCAAATACGCCGTATACTGGGTGAGCGTCCGGATGTCTATGTCAATGAACAATTGCAACCCGGTGTTTCCATACGGGAAACGGTATTGTATAAACCCATCTATTTTGGTCAGAAAGACCTCTCCAGTACTGGTGCTGGATTCGAAAAAGATTTGATCGAAAAACTGGTCGGCGAAGCCTTGATACCAGTCAGGCAAAAAATTGCGTTAGCACAACAGGCCGTATTAGACAGCATTGTTCAGATACAACGCCTGAAGCGTGCAGCGGATCAAAAGCAGGAGTGGCTGCAAAAAAAAATGGATGCTGAGTATAAATTAAAGTTTTATCAGAAACATGCTGTAGAAGAAAAGCTGCAAAAGCAAATTGATTTTGACCGGGACGAACGTAAAGCGGGGCAAGTGATACAAGAGGTTCAGAATTATTTCGACCAACTAGTCGGATTTATTGCGACTGTTGAAGATGAATTAAATAATCAAGCCTTGTATAAGTCAGCCAATAATCAGGCGTTTTTTGTGGATTTTTTTGCGATATTTGCCAAAATTCTACAAGGATTAGATACCATTAAACAGATATCTACTCAGGGACAGCCGCTTGTTTCAGAATTGCAGCAAAAATTTTCCCAATTTATACGTAACAAGCAGACCTTAAAAGAAGAGTTTGCTGAAATTGAACGTAAATTGGCTGGCGAATTGCAACAAGCAGGTGCACAAGCGATTAATCCGCAAGAGTTTCGCGAATTAAAACAGTGGTTGGATCAGGCTGAGCAAATGCTGAATGCATTGGAAAAGAGTGAGCAACAATACACTGAGTTGAAAAAATCGCTGGAGGGTGAATTTGCAAAATTGAATGATGTTTGGCTGGAAGAATATCGTGCCATAGAGCACATTGTGGCCAGTATTAATGAGATAGATTCCCCATTGAAAATTGTGCCAGCGTTTAAGGCGAATAAGGATGCCATGCTTAAATTCCTTCAAGATTTGTTTCGTGGTAGTCGTATCAGAGAAGCAGGCTTACAAAGCGTCATTAATGAATACAGTGATTTTGGTGCCATGTGGCGGGATATGTCAGCAGCTAATCAGATTTTAGGTGGCGCATTTGAAACATTTAGCCAATACTTTGAAAATAATCTCGCTACGTTGTTAACCTGGCAAGTGCCAAATGTTTACACAATTGAATATCACGGTAAGGCATTGGCACAGCATTCACTGGGGCAGCGGGCGTCAGCTTTGATGCTGTTTGTATTAAGCCAGCGTGACAACGATGTTGTGATTATTGACCAACCGGAAGACGACCTGGATAACCAAACAATATATGATGATGTAATTAAATTGATACGTGCGCTTAAACCGGAAACGCAATTTATTTTTGCTACTCATAATGCCAATATTCCGGTGTTGGGTGATGCTGAACAGGTGATAGCATGCAGTTATGTGGATGAGCGAGTAGTTACAATAACTGGCAGTATTGATTGTGCCAACATTCAACAGCAGATCGTAAGGATTATGGAAGGTGGTGCAGAAGCTTTCGAGAGACGTAAACAGGTGTATGAAGCATGGAAATAA
- a CDS encoding RNA-binding domain-containing protein, which yields MEITELLSIIANGEDSRHQFKADFRNVDAVAAEMVAFSNSQGGWLIIGVSDDGAISGLSATDMARLNQLISNAASQSVRPPINPITENIAMPDGMVVVVRLDQGISKPYMDNQGFIWVKSGADKRKVTAREEMQRMYQAAALVHADEIPVQGTSAGDVDNEFFESFFEKFVGEPLAVQTLSLAKLMENMNLMRANQLNVCGTLLFAKKPQFRLPIFVVKAVAFPGQNIADTNYLDSQDIDGKMSDVFQKSLAFVLSNLHYQQNEQGVNSLGEPEIPRIVFEELIANALIHRDYFVSAPVKILVFSDRVEIISPGHLPNNLTIENIKLGNSNVRNPIIASFAPRILPYRGLGSGILRATQAYSDIDFIDDREGNTFKAVIRRKIPVRLN from the coding sequence ATGGAAATAACAGAATTACTAAGCATAATAGCCAATGGCGAGGATAGTCGACACCAGTTTAAAGCCGATTTTAGAAACGTTGATGCGGTAGCAGCGGAAATGGTTGCCTTTAGTAATAGTCAAGGTGGCTGGTTGATCATTGGTGTGAGTGACGATGGCGCAATTTCCGGTTTAAGCGCTACCGACATGGCTAGGCTCAATCAGTTAATTTCTAATGCGGCCAGTCAGTCAGTTCGTCCACCCATTAATCCAATTACTGAAAATATAGCCATGCCTGATGGTATGGTAGTGGTTGTTAGGCTAGATCAGGGTATCAGTAAACCTTACATGGATAATCAGGGCTTCATTTGGGTAAAAAGTGGCGCTGATAAAAGAAAAGTGACCGCTAGAGAAGAAATGCAGCGTATGTATCAAGCCGCTGCCTTAGTGCATGCTGATGAAATACCTGTACAAGGCACGTCTGCTGGGGATGTCGATAACGAGTTTTTTGAGTCGTTTTTTGAGAAATTTGTTGGAGAACCTTTGGCAGTGCAAACGCTTTCATTAGCTAAGCTAATGGAAAATATGAACTTGATGAGAGCAAATCAACTGAATGTTTGTGGGACTTTGTTATTTGCAAAAAAACCGCAGTTTCGCTTGCCTATTTTTGTGGTTAAAGCAGTAGCTTTTCCAGGCCAGAATATAGCTGATACTAACTACCTGGATAGCCAGGATATAGATGGCAAGATGTCGGATGTTTTCCAAAAATCACTTGCTTTTGTCTTGAGCAATCTGCATTATCAGCAGAATGAGCAGGGTGTTAACTCCTTAGGCGAACCTGAAATACCCCGAATAGTATTTGAAGAATTAATCGCCAATGCCTTGATCCATAGAGATTATTTTGTTTCAGCACCTGTAAAAATACTGGTGTTTTCTGATCGAGTAGAAATAATTAGCCCAGGCCACTTACCCAATAATTTGACTATTGAAAATATCAAGCTGGGTAACTCGAATGTCAGAAATCCCATCATCGCTTCTTTTGCACCACGCATATTGCCTTACCGCGGGCTTGGTAGTGGAATTTTGCGGGCCACACAGGCTTATTCTGACATTGATTTTATTGATGATCGTGAGGGTAATACTTTCAAGGCGGTTATTCGGCGCAAAATACCTGTAAGACTTAACTGA
- a CDS encoding ATP-binding protein, which yields MEFKRDDIRPEQLAREVVAMANFQGGKLFLGIEDDGSIISVILKAQLNLRNGIELSRSW from the coding sequence ATTGAGTTTAAGCGCGACGATATTCGCCCAGAACAACTCGCTAGGGAAGTAGTGGCAATGGCTAATTTTCAAGGCGGTAAACTGTTTTTGGGGATAGAGGATGACGGCTCAATAATCAGTGTGATCTTAAAAGCACAGCTCAACCTGCGCAATGGCATCGAATTAAGTCGTTCGTGGTGA
- a CDS encoding slipin family protein, with translation MSTTQLILLLVFILFLSGFRIVNEYVRSVVFRLGRFQSIKGPGLYWIIPLIEWQKTIDMRTRTVTVERQETITKDSVTVKVDAVLWYRVTDAERAVIAVENYSLAVHQIALTSLRNIIGQHLLDEVLKERDAINQALRNIVDSSTEAWGVKIEMVEMKDVEIPEAMQRAMAREAEAVREKRARLIKAEAEQEAAAKLSDGARQIAENPIALELRRMQMIAEVGAEQNTTTIVLMPSDFVNLAGELAGMLRKKSVGS, from the coding sequence ATGTCTACTACCCAACTGATTTTACTGCTGGTTTTTATTCTGTTTCTGTCTGGTTTTCGTATTGTTAACGAATACGTCAGAAGTGTTGTGTTTCGATTAGGTCGTTTTCAAAGTATAAAAGGTCCTGGTTTGTATTGGATTATCCCTCTCATTGAATGGCAAAAAACTATAGATATGCGGACGCGGACTGTTACTGTGGAACGGCAGGAAACCATCACCAAAGATAGTGTAACTGTAAAAGTAGACGCGGTATTGTGGTATCGGGTTACAGATGCCGAAAGAGCTGTTATCGCGGTGGAGAACTACAGTTTGGCCGTGCATCAAATTGCACTGACCAGTTTACGCAATATTATTGGTCAACACTTATTAGACGAAGTATTGAAAGAGCGCGATGCAATCAATCAGGCGCTAAGAAACATTGTGGACAGTTCTACTGAAGCCTGGGGCGTTAAAATTGAAATGGTGGAAATGAAAGATGTAGAAATACCAGAAGCCATGCAACGTGCCATGGCCCGCGAAGCAGAGGCGGTTAGAGAGAAACGTGCAAGGCTTATTAAAGCTGAAGCGGAACAGGAAGCCGCCGCAAAACTTAGCGATGGTGCCAGACAAATTGCCGAAAACCCCATTGCTCTGGAGTTGAGAAGAATGCAAATGATAGCCGAAGTCGGTGCCGAACAGAATACCACCACCATTGTATTAATGCCTTCTGATTTTGTTAATTTGGCGGGTGAGTTGGCGGGGATGTTGCGTAAGAAATCGGTGGGTAGTTAG
- a CDS encoding WYL domain-containing protein, which produces MIHPTEDFLKWDIRQRLTLLEATVFWTGELITGFLTSTFSISRVQATKDIALYISLRPDNLRYDRSLKRYLITEKFVPLLITGSPQECLQVLQISQSSLAPIVTLMSNLPAIEVLSPPTRHIDLNVLRPVLQAARFGLTIQMVYQSMSSTEFKTHLVLPQTLVFDGWRWHMRAFSYSHENSFRDFVLARIHQVTLLNKPSMPCPTDTLWKTDLSVVIGPHPGLNKNQQYAVERDYGMVNGQLTSTVRAALLPYFLLAMRIGKDDRQREAMVQQIVLLNREALKPYIAF; this is translated from the coding sequence ATGATCCACCCAACCGAAGATTTCCTTAAATGGGATATACGCCAACGCCTTACTTTACTGGAAGCAACAGTCTTCTGGACGGGCGAACTGATAACAGGCTTTTTAACCTCGACCTTTTCTATCAGCCGTGTGCAAGCCACCAAGGATATTGCGCTTTACATATCGTTACGGCCCGATAATCTACGTTATGACCGCTCTTTAAAACGCTATCTCATTACCGAGAAATTTGTTCCTTTATTAATTACAGGAAGTCCGCAAGAATGTTTGCAAGTTTTACAAATATCGCAATCTAGTTTAGCGCCTATTGTTACCTTAATGAGTAATCTGCCGGCTATTGAGGTGCTAAGCCCTCCCACACGGCATATAGATTTAAACGTGTTACGCCCGGTGTTGCAGGCTGCTCGATTTGGCTTGACTATACAAATGGTTTACCAATCTATGTCTAGTACTGAGTTTAAAACTCATTTAGTTTTACCGCAAACATTGGTATTTGATGGTTGGCGCTGGCATATGCGGGCTTTTAGTTATTCGCATGAAAACAGTTTTCGTGATTTTGTATTAGCGCGTATCCATCAGGTTACATTGTTGAACAAGCCATCAATGCCCTGCCCTACAGATACTTTATGGAAAACTGACTTAAGCGTGGTTATTGGCCCACATCCAGGCTTAAATAAAAATCAACAGTACGCAGTTGAGCGTGATTATGGCATGGTCAATGGACAGCTTACCAGTACGGTACGCGCGGCATTGTTGCCTTATTTTTTATTGGCAATGCGTATTGGTAAAGACGATAGGCAGCGCGAGGCCATGGTTCAGCAAATTGTGTTGCTTAACCGCGAAGCATTAAAGCCTTATATTGCTTTTTAG